ATGGTGTAACACCGAATGTTGACATTTGAAAACTATGGTGCTAAACTATGTTAATAATTTTGAGCTAAATTTATATCTCAATAGTTTAATTCTCTGAAAAGATAAGATATTGTGGAAACTCACCTGCATAACAGAGTTTGTTAGTGGTGGCCGAGGTACTTGAGATGGCTGGATAGCATTATTTGGAACTGAAGTCTGAACACCATAACCCATGCTGATGGAAGTTGGAACCAATTGTTTTTGGCGTTGGAATGGAGCGGTTTCGCTGAGACCTTGAACTTGGGCATTCATAGAAGAAGGGCCTGGTTGGGCTACTAGTTGTGGAATCTGACTAAATGGTTGTTTAGAAGACTGTTGAACGGGAAACTGACTGTGGGGAGGTCGACTTAGCTGCTGTGACTTTTGTGCCAGTGGCGGTAATAGGTTCTGAGTAGATACTTGACCAGATAGTTGTGTCTCCTGAACTGAAGGCCCTGGCATAAGGTTTGGGGCCTGGACAATATTTGGCGTCTGCAACTGCACCATTCAAGAAGGGAAATGACCCTCTTAAGACAGAACAATATATACACAGAAGGAAAACGCACAAAATAAATACTCAGTGAGACAGAAACTTACAACTTGTGGACTCACAATCCCAAGCATTATCTGTGCCTACAACAGTAAACAAAGTATATGTTCACGAAACGGTGAAATAAGAAGTATTCTGTCAATAAGAATGGGTTAGTTAGTACCAGGAAAACAGCTTTTAGCAACTGAGGTCTTGAAACCAGCAACTGTCGAGCTTGTTCTTTGTTCTGCGTAGCCATTAACTGAGACCATTGAGAGAACACAATCACAATCAAACCACTAGTTTACAACGGTTCAACAACGCGTCAGTAAATATTTAAGACGAAACAACCCATGTTGATAGATTCACACCTTAATGGAAGATATAATTTCAGAGAGCTGACTTCTAGACATCTTGGCAAGATGAAGAGTCAGGGGATCACTAGCTGGAACCTGCAGCGTACTTTGTGTACCAACCTGGGGACCACCAAGCGCACCAGCCATAACAGATGCCGCTGATATAGCAAGGTTGATACCCACCGGCTGATGAAGATTCGAATCTACAGGCCTTCCAACCTGCTTTTGAGATTCTGacacaaagaaagaaaatacaaCAAGGATAAGTTATGTTTCTCTAAAGACAATCGTGGTCAGTAACTGAAACAAAACATACCAGTAGCAGCAGGTAGAGCAGGTCCTCCTTGACCCTAAAACCCAAAATTACAAAACTAGTTTAGTTATATAACTTATTTAGTTAAGACCGTTCAACATTTTAAGACCAATAGAGAGGAGTAGAACCTGATCTCGGGTTTTGTCGGTTCCTTTGTCATTCTCAGCAAAATCAACTCTTAATTGACGGCCATTGATTTCATAACTCTGAAGATTACGACGAGCACTCAGCGCTGTTTCTTCGTCCTTATACTCGCAAAAGCCGTAGCCTTTCGGTTTACCCGTTTCTCTGTCGGTAACTAATCTGAATCAGGAAAAAAAAGGTGCGTTCTTTATCAAAACCCTCAAGCCAATTAATCCTAATTTGATGAATGACGTTACTACTGACCTAAAGGAGACAACGGGTCCAACCTCTCCACAGATGTCTCTGAGTTGTTCCTCGGTAACGTCGTAAGGAATGTTCCCAACTAAAATCATACAATGAGAATAAAAAATTCAAGAACAGTGGTAAGGGAAGAAGATGTGAAAGGGGAGAGGGAGTACCGAAAACGCAGCGTCgttgggaagaagaagccattgaatcaacagaagaagaaggtgaagcTCAGCTTCATCTTCTACCTCCAAGATACGTGTGATTCGAATTCGAATTCGAGCGAGTTTAATGTGAAAAATTCTCAGAGATCTTTTCGAATTCGTCGATGGGGGGTGTGTGTGACTTTTATGTTTTGCTCTCAGAATTAAAGACGAACGAAATTAATAACGTGAAGCGAATTAGTACCATCGAAGGATATTTATGTCAACTAAACAAAAATGGAAATTTTACTGAGAAAAGTAAATTTATATTGGCATGAATACTAAGCCATTTTCTTCGTCTTTATCCCCTTTAGGCCCATAATAAAGCCCAATCACTACAAAGTATTTTCCCCTGATACGAAACGGCGTCGTaatagagagttttttttttttttcttttgataaacaGAAAACCTTAACATCGGAACGGCGAATCGTTAGCCATGTCAATAGAAACGATGCCGGGAAACGCGGAGGAGAGAGATCCACAACAAGAGATTGAAGAGACCATTCCGTTGCTCGACGATTCTCAACAACCCGACGGTGAATCGAGGCCAAGGAACGCGGCGGCAAAGGTGCCGGAGGTGGAGATCCATCTATACCGGTGCGGAAAAGGTCCGGTCGACGTGTTCAAGTCGAATCTCGGCGGCTGGGAGCAGGATCAGCTCGAAGTCCGATCTATCCTTGAGAAATACGGATTGAAATCCATCTTCGCTTTCAACGTCGAGAAAGGTCGAGCCGTCCCGATCCGATTTAACCCTAGAAATGGCCGGTCTGTGCTGACTTACAGGGATAGTGCCGTCGTTTTCATCGACGGTGAACCTCAGGTAATAATTTATTTCCTTCCGATGGAGTCCTCTTGACTGTTGGAATCGATTTGTTTCGagttattttggtttaaattacgATGGTCTCGGTTACTTTCggttaaatttggttatttcaGGTTGTTCTGGTTTATGGTTCAAAAATTGGTTAGTTTAATTAGTTCGGTttgaaatttggttagtttagttAGTTTGGTTCGGAAATTCGGTTAACTTTTTCCTTAAACAAACCGATAACcgaattttttaaaagacttaCCGAGTTGAACcgaattatttttaagatttgtcTAATTGAACGGAATTTATAACCGATCCCGGACCAGAAACCAATTTTGGTTTGGGTCAGAATCCCGGTCCTAGTGCTTTTTGGTCAAGTAAATAGTTTCTTGGAATCACACCTCTGGATCTCAAAGGTAAACAAAGACAAATATAGAAACTACAAAGGAAGCCACAGTTGGCTCAATATCTTTGGATACTATTGTTATAagaaattaagaagaaaaaaaacgtaTAAAAGTTGCAATATTTCTTGTCTTTTCCAGGATTCTCTGCTCAAACCCATTACAAGAATCGTGCTTGGAGTCGCGATTGTTATGCTGCTAATAACGTTTCTATTGAAAGACCCTCCAGCGTGGATCAAGAACACTATCTCCATGGGGAACTTTCCTCCGTGGGTGCTCGCGTGCATAGTAATAGTAATCACCCGAGCGAGGAAGAGGACCAGAGACTTCTTCAAGAAGTGTGGCTGGTGATATCACAGTCCCTAACATCTTGTCTACTTGTAAATGTGCTGGAAATTGTAATCCGTCATCATGTAATATAGAGATTCTCTTATCTTAAACCCAACAAGTTCCCTTCCTTGGTAAACACTTGTTGTCTTTGTTAAGCCTTGAGGCGCCAAAAATTGCTTGCTTTCAGAACCAAGAGGgcaaatcattttctccatTTGCATTTGTTGAACTTTATAGTTTTATGCATTTTCATGTGTATGCGAGTGGAAATTGATAATTTAATCTCTCGAAACCCAAAAGTTTGGTCAAAGTAACAAGCCTAGCCatgttatattttcttttgtattaTTCCTGATGGAAAATCTTAcagttagaaaaaataaaaatctacaaCCGGTCACTAGTTTATGTTatgcacaattttttaaaaagttggtAGACAATGATTAggaaatatctaaaattatttgactttatgtatgatttttttcacACGAACTTTGTATTTTGAATGCTTATTAACCTTTTGAACAAATTGATAGAGTATATAAGTGAAAGTCAACATGTTTTTAACCAAATAATCTTCCCcagaaaaaaaagttattaagaAACTATTGAATGAATTCATCTACAAAAGTTGGTATGGATGTACAAACtgaaatagcaaaaaaaaatgtaaaacacaaTTTGACTTGAATTTATCAGATAGTTCCAAGTACCATCAACATTGTAACAAATATAAGTAAATAGTTGCCTGATACTTTTCACATATTTTGGAATCATATCCACATTGGATGTTAGAAGAAGTTATTAACTCACGTTGAAGAACTCATCACAGAGAGCATCTtcgatttttaaaacataaacaattGAACACAATATTATACGATTTAATTTTGACCTAATTTTTCTTATGTACTATCCTCTTCTATCTGTACTTTCCCGCATGTAAAGTGGTCAGGTCAAATCATAAGAAACGCAAAAGTAGAGGATATATGGTTAAATTGAATATCCACGTTACTCTTGTAGATGCACAATAAAAGGcgacaaaaaacaaaagaaagacgGACACGTGTCACCATGTTATACATTATTTGTTAAGTTATGGGCCCACAAAACTCGATCAATCTGAAAAGACACATCAGTTCGAACTCAGATCCGTACGGACCGATTCGTTAGTTAGCGAATGTATAAATACACAACAGCACATCTACCACACTCTTATCGTTTCTCCGAAGTtatcaaaaaaggaaaaaaatcaaaatcaaaaccaaaatatcaaataaataaaaatctcgCAAAATATTCTCTGAAAGATTTAAAAGATCGCAAAACACACAAACTTAATCTCTCTCGCTGTCTTGCACACATACGAAACAAAAACCCTAAATATCAGAGCGGTATGGCGGCGGCGGTTGCATCTGGAATTGCCCCGACGACAGCGATGGTTGATCAAGTCATCCCTAATCAACCAGCGGTTACAGTTGCGTCTCCTCCTCACGCGACTCAGGTAGCTGCCGTTGCGGCTGCGGCGGCCGAAGTGTTACAAACGCACCCTAACTCGTCTCTCTATGTCGGAGATTTGGACCAAACTGTCAACGAAGCACATCTGTTGGATCTCTTCAACCAAGTGGCTCCTGTCCAAACAGTTAGGGTTTGTCGCGACTTGACTCGTCGTTCACTTGGATACGCTTACGTCAACTTCGCTAATCCCGATGATGGTACTTTAACAACCCCAATTctcaaattaattattattattgctACGCGGTATTTAGATTTAATAGAAGATTAGGTTTAATTGAGGATTGGTGCCTATAAGAATGTCTGGGGATCgaactttttaaaaaagaaaaattatttttttcgaaTATTGATTATTGtggtttattaaaaaaatattattattgtaaCAGCCATGCGAGCAATGGATATTCTCAACTACACTCCGATCAAAGACAGACCCATAAGGATCATGCGTTCGAACCGTGACCCGAGCACAAGACTTAGCGGAAAAGGCAATGTTTTCATCAAAAACCTGGACCTTACCATTGATAACAAAGCCTTGTACGACACCTTCTCGAGTTTCGGGACCATACTCTCATGCAAGGTAGCCATGGACGGTACGGGAAAGTCAAGAGGCTACGGCTTCGTTCAGTTCGAGAAGGAAGAAACCGCTCAAGCCGCTATCGACAAGTTGAACGGGATGCTTCTCAACGACAAGCAAGTCTTTGTGGGACCCTTTGTCCGTCGTCAGGACAGGACTCGCGAGAGCGGTGCTGTCCCGCGTTTCACAAATGTCTACGTGAAGAATCTGCCTAAGGAGATTACAGATGATGAGCTTAAGAAGACGTTTGGGAAGTACGGAGAGATCTCTAGTGCGGTTGTGGTGAAAGACGAGAGTGGGAACTCGAGGTGTTTCGGGTTTGTGAACTTCGAGAGCCCTGAGGCGGCTGCGGTTGCGGTTGAGAAGATGAATGGGATTAGTCTTGGTGAGGATGTGTTGTACGTTGGGAGGGCGCAGAAGAAGGCTGAGAGGGGTGAGGAGCTGAGGAGGAAGTATGAGCAAGAGAGGTTGGAGAAGTCGAACGGAACGAATTTGTATGTGAAGAATCTTGATGATGGTGTGAATGATGAGAAGCTTAAGGAGATGTTTGCTGAGTATGGTGATGTGACCTCAAGCAAGGTTTGGTTTCTTGATTTTAAAACACACGTCTTAAAGGTTACTGCATAGGTTGGaactaaaatgttttgtttGTAATCATTGTTAGGTTATGACGAACCCAGAAGGTTTGAGCAGAGGGTTTGGTTTTGTTGCGTACTCTAGTCCTGAAGAAGCTTTAAAAGCTGTAAGCTTGCAATCATTTTCACAatctgtttatatatttatttatatgttttttaattgTACCCATGTACATTTGagatgattatttttatatttagatgAATGAAATGAATGGGAAGATGATTGGAAGGAAGCCTCTTTACATTGCTTTTGCTCAACGCAAGGAAGAGAGGAGGACTCATCTTCAGGTTTCTTATCCCTCTGTCTCTTTGAACTGTATTACTTGTGTTTTGAAACTTGTTCTCTCACatcttatttatgttttattcagACTATGTTTTCTATGAGACCAAATGCACCAATGGGTGGGTTCCATCATCACCCAACAGGAGGGCCAGCTGCAGGGCCACACCATCAAATGTACATGGGCCAGAACGGTCAAGGTCTGGTGCCGTCACAGCCTATGG
This Brassica napus cultivar Da-Ae chromosome C6, Da-Ae, whole genome shotgun sequence DNA region includes the following protein-coding sequences:
- the LOC106353749 gene encoding uncharacterized protein LOC106353749; amino-acid sequence: MSIETMPGNAEERDPQQEIEETIPLLDDSQQPDGESRPRNAAAKVPEVEIHLYRCGKGPVDVFKSNLGGWEQDQLEVRSILEKYGLKSIFAFNVEKGRAVPIRFNPRNGRSVLTYRDSAVVFIDGEPQDSLLKPITRIVLGVAIVMLLITFLLKDPPAWIKNTISMGNFPPWVLACIVIVITRARKRTRDFFKKCGW
- the LOC106432291 gene encoding polyadenylate-binding protein 5-like; amino-acid sequence: MAAAVASGIAPTTAMVDQVIPNQPAVTVASPPHATQVAAVAAAAAEVLQTHPNSSLYVGDLDQTVNEAHLLDLFNQVAPVQTVRVCRDLTRRSLGYAYVNFANPDDAMRAMDILNYTPIKDRPIRIMRSNRDPSTRLSGKGNVFIKNLDLTIDNKALYDTFSSFGTILSCKVAMDGTGKSRGYGFVQFEKEETAQAAIDKLNGMLLNDKQVFVGPFVRRQDRTRESGAVPRFTNVYVKNLPKEITDDELKKTFGKYGEISSAVVVKDESGNSRCFGFVNFESPEAAAVAVEKMNGISLGEDVLYVGRAQKKAERGEELRRKYEQERLEKSNGTNLYVKNLDDGVNDEKLKEMFAEYGDVTSSKVMTNPEGLSRGFGFVAYSSPEEALKAMNEMNGKMIGRKPLYIAFAQRKEERRTHLQTMFSMRPNAPMGGFHHHPTGGPAAGPHHQMYMGQNGQGLVPSQPMGYGYQLQFMPGVRPGAGPANFMMPYPLQRPNQPGPRFGFRRGAPNMQHNFQQQQQMMQHNVNSGMRYMGGPGNRMNGVEAAAPQGIVDASAISHNASQNPQRPPLLPISKLTSALALASPSNHSQILGEQLYPLVEKQEPVHVAKVTGMLLEMDQAEILHLLESPEALKAKVSMALDVLRLSANPSAVSSVDDQFAPSSTE
- the LOC106432298 gene encoding cleavage stimulating factor 64 yields the protein MASSSQRRCVFVGNIPYDVTEEQLRDICGEVGPVVSFRLVTDRETGKPKGYGFCEYKDEETALSARRNLQSYEINGRQLRVDFAENDKGTDKTRDQGQGGPALPAATESQKQVGRPVDSNLHQPVGINLAISAASVMAGALGGPQVGTQSTLQVPASDPLTLHLAKMSRSQLSEIISSIKLMATQNKEQARQLLVSRPQLLKAVFLAQIMLGIVSPQVLQTPNIVQAPNLMPGPSVQETQLSGQVSTQNLLPPLAQKSQQLSRPPHSQFPVQQSSKQPFSQIPQLVAQPGPSSMNAQVQGLSETAPFQRQKQLVPTSISMGYGVQTSVPNNAIQPSQVPRPPLTNSVMQQGGHMVSLNYGKRINEGPHESINRPSKMMRVDDRRTASFSEGHASNSMLPNPVQVQERAHQTHISPDVQATLLQQVMNLTPEQLRLLTPEQQQEVRKLQQALKQDNMTQHS